A genome region from Chitinispirillales bacterium includes the following:
- a CDS encoding response regulator has protein sequence MSVKTKNSNTSLQPKHRSMGKYIIFSVTLFLFICAIGSAAFLSSMQYIIRVNKGNELTKLLELERTKLKVLVDKEIADVLKMANSPQIRRFFENPADKSYKDAAMNEIDTYRFATAGSIFWINDTDKMFHYEDRQAYFVNPIVPENDWYQKTLNEQEMYNFSVNYNSNLDMAKLWINAPIFDRTRKISMGVIGSGVDISQLIDTVYSAYSQRYANMGFYLFNAEQEIIGAKDASLIAQKKSIKDELGYIGQSVADTAKNLLPGEVRTFAAEIGQVAVISIPMETYEWYAVAVLPNSLDDFKTPMTILFLSVVLIIAFILTLSNVFVAKLIKPLQEMTISLQAASKAKSNFLATMSHEIRTPMNAIIGIAQIELQNDNLTDEVATAFGKIYDSGNSLLGIINDILDMSKIETGKLELNPVDYDTPSLINDTVQLNIVRIGSKQIEFTLDVDENLPSRLFGDDLRIKQVLNNLLSNAIKYTASGSVKLSVSHIASGGDVTLRFAVADTGQGMKPEDLKRLFSEYTRFNASANRTTEGTGIGLNITQNLVNMMDGTIKVDSVYGKGSTFEVTLKQKAVDCPVIGKELVEQLRSFKFSGKKQYANLQISRELMPYGKVLVVDDVDSNLYVAKGLMSPYKLSVETALSGFETIDKVKAGSSYDVIFMDHMMPEMDGIETTQKLRESGYKGVIVALTANAIVGNEDMFLSNGFDDFVSKPIDVRHLNTVLNKFVRDRHPEEAKKYKSANAQPSAPAADISQSMDPKLLEIVCRDAEKAIATLRKTMESGDIKLFTTTAHAMKSALANIGEKEMSASAFALENAGRNGDREFIAANSNKFIDSLLSLIERLSPTRDETDDEADTDTTEDIEYLIEQLSTVKTACENYDDTAAYATLDLLKEKLWKKETCVALEEIRDALFLHSDFDDAVERIDKMKVQRG, from the coding sequence ATGAGTGTAAAAACAAAAAACAGCAATACCTCTTTGCAGCCAAAACATCGTTCTATGGGGAAATATATTATTTTCTCCGTTACGCTTTTTTTGTTTATATGCGCAATAGGAAGCGCGGCGTTTTTGTCTTCGATGCAGTATATTATAAGAGTAAACAAAGGTAACGAACTTACGAAACTTTTGGAACTTGAGCGGACGAAACTTAAAGTTTTGGTCGACAAGGAAATAGCCGACGTTCTCAAAATGGCAAATTCACCGCAAATTCGCCGTTTCTTTGAAAATCCTGCCGACAAATCCTACAAGGACGCGGCTATGAATGAAATAGACACTTATCGTTTTGCTACCGCAGGTTCTATTTTCTGGATAAACGATACCGACAAAATGTTTCACTACGAAGACAGACAAGCCTATTTCGTTAATCCGATTGTTCCCGAAAACGACTGGTATCAAAAGACTTTGAACGAGCAGGAAATGTATAATTTCAGCGTTAATTATAATTCAAATCTGGATATGGCGAAACTTTGGATAAACGCACCTATATTCGACAGAACGCGTAAGATTTCTATGGGCGTTATCGGCTCCGGAGTTGATATTTCGCAATTAATAGACACTGTTTATTCCGCCTACAGTCAGCGTTATGCCAATATGGGTTTTTATCTTTTCAACGCCGAACAGGAAATCATCGGCGCAAAAGACGCTTCTTTGATAGCCCAAAAAAAGAGTATTAAAGACGAACTCGGATATATAGGTCAAAGCGTTGCGGATACAGCAAAAAATCTTTTGCCCGGCGAAGTGCGGACTTTTGCAGCAGAAATCGGGCAGGTGGCGGTAATTTCAATTCCGATGGAAACGTATGAGTGGTATGCGGTTGCGGTTTTGCCAAACAGTTTGGACGATTTCAAAACGCCTATGACTATACTTTTTTTGTCGGTGGTATTGATTATAGCGTTTATACTTACGCTGTCCAACGTATTTGTCGCCAAACTTATTAAACCGCTGCAGGAAATGACTATATCTCTTCAAGCGGCTTCAAAGGCGAAAAGCAACTTTCTGGCGACAATGTCGCACGAAATCCGCACGCCGATGAACGCGATAATAGGCATAGCGCAAATAGAATTGCAGAACGACAATTTGACGGACGAAGTTGCAACGGCTTTCGGAAAGATTTACGATTCCGGCAACAGTCTGCTGGGAATAATAAACGATATTTTGGACATGTCAAAAATCGAAACGGGTAAGTTGGAACTTAATCCGGTAGATTACGACACTCCAAGTTTGATAAACGATACGGTTCAACTTAATATCGTGAGAATCGGTTCAAAACAGATAGAGTTTACGCTTGACGTGGATGAAAACCTGCCTTCAAGATTATTTGGCGACGATTTGCGAATAAAGCAGGTTTTGAATAATCTTTTGTCAAACGCCATAAAATATACGGCAAGCGGAAGCGTTAAATTGTCGGTAAGTCATATCGCATCGGGCGGCGATGTAACGCTGCGCTTTGCGGTTGCGGATACCGGACAGGGGATGAAGCCGGAAGATTTGAAGAGATTGTTTTCGGAATACACACGTTTTAACGCTTCAGCCAATCGAACGACGGAAGGAACCGGAATCGGCTTGAATATTACCCAAAACCTTGTGAATATGATGGACGGAACTATCAAGGTCGATAGCGTTTACGGCAAAGGCAGCACATTTGAGGTTACGTTGAAGCAAAAGGCTGTCGATTGTCCGGTTATAGGCAAAGAACTTGTCGAACAATTGCGTTCTTTCAAATTCTCGGGTAAAAAACAATATGCGAATCTGCAAATTTCCCGAGAACTTATGCCTTACGGGAAAGTGCTTGTCGTTGACGACGTAGATTCCAATTTATACGTAGCCAAAGGATTGATGTCGCCGTATAAACTTTCGGTAGAAACAGCGTTGAGCGGTTTTGAAACGATAGACAAAGTCAAAGCGGGAAGTTCTTACGACGTAATATTTATGGATCACATGATGCCGGAAATGGACGGCATAGAAACGACGCAAAAATTGCGTGAATCAGGGTATAAAGGCGTTATCGTCGCACTGACCGCGAACGCGATAGTCGGCAACGAAGATATGTTTCTTTCAAACGGCTTTGACGATTTTGTTTCAAAGCCGATAGACGTCAGACATTTGAATACGGTTTTGAATAAGTTTGTTCGTGACAGACATCCCGAAGAAGCGAAAAAATATAAATCGGCAAATGCGCAGCCTTCCGCGCCAGCCGCTGACATTTCACAGTCTATGGATCCGAAACTGCTTGAAATAGTGTGCCGTGACGCAGAAAAGGCGATTGCGACTCTTCGCAAGACTATGGAAAGCGGTGATATAAAATTATTTACTACGACCGCGCACGCTATGAAAAGCGCTTTGGCTAACATCGGTGAAAAAGAAATGTCGGCGTCGGCGTTTGCGTTGGAGAACGCAGGAAGAAACGGCGACAGGGAATTTATCGCCGCCAATTCAAATAAGTTCATAGATTCGCTTTTGTCCCTGATTGAAAGATTAAGTCCGACAAGAGACGAAACCGACGACGAAGCGGATACGGATACGACTGAAGATATTGAATATTTAATAGAGCAACTTTCGACGGTAAAAACCGCCTGCGAAAATTACGACGATACAGCCGCTTACGCAACGCTTGATTTACTCAAAGAAAAATTATGGAAAAAGGAAACGTGTGTCGCTTTGGAAGAGATTCGCGACGCGTTATTTTTGCATAGCGATTTTGACGACGCAGTCGAGCGAATTGATAAAATGAAAGTGCAAAGGGGTTAA